One genomic window of Salvia miltiorrhiza cultivar Shanhuang (shh) chromosome 4, IMPLAD_Smil_shh, whole genome shotgun sequence includes the following:
- the LOC131021088 gene encoding putative glutamine amidotransferase GAT1_2.1 isoform X1 codes for MAAADLSVILPRVLIVSRRSVRKNKFVDFVGEYHLDLIVSYGAVPVIVPRVTGVHMLLDSFEPIHGVLLCEGEDIDPSHYEADASNLSPEELEEIRRLHASDTAIDREKDAIELGLAKLCLERNIPYLGICRGSQILNVACGGTLYQDIGKELSKNVGQQPHERVVHMDYDNYDGHRHPVRIVDATPLHQWFNHSLYDADKEIWVNSYHHQGVKKLAQRFVPMAFAPDGLVEAFYDPDAYNPDDGKFIMGLQFHPERMRKPDSDEFDYPGCPFAYKEFAKAVLAYQKKLNSMTSVPKLDVEMEKKRKIIVRSFSLARNLYDGGCGDDSELEAGAEFLESNRALSVQQETRLKQMGATVRNASSYLEKLRLSEEREKQARNVIGKMSVEQLSDLTAFYHMMGQICSEVLETKLGIVDDLNL; via the exons ATGGCTGCAGCTGATCTCTCTGTGATCTTGCCTCGTGTTCTTATCGTCTCCAGACGCAGCGTTCGTAAAAACAAGTTCGTCGATTTTGTCG GAGAATATCATCTAGATCTGATAGTGAGCTATGGCGCGGTACCCGTAATCGTGCCACGAGTAACAGGGGTGCACATGCTGCTGGACAGCTTCGAGCCCATCCACGGCGTCCTTCTATGCGAAGGCGAAGACATCGATCCCTCTCACTACGAAGCCGACGCCTCCAACCTCTCCCCCGAAGAATTGGAAGAAATCCGAAGACTGCACGCTAGCGACACCGCCATCGACCGAGAAAAGGACGCAATCGAGCTCGGATTAGCCAAACTCTGCCTCGAAAGAAACATTCCCTACTTGGGAATCTGCAGGGGATCGCAGATCCTCAACGTCGCCTGCGGCGGCACCCTCTACCAAGATATCGGGAAAGAACTTTCCAAAAATGTGGGCCAACAGCCACATGAGAGGGTGGTGCACATGGATTACGATAACTACGACGGCCATCGCCATCCAGTCAGGATTGTCGACGCCACCCCTCTGCATCAATGGTTCAACCACTCTTTATATGATGCTGACAAGGAGATTTGGGTGAATAGCTACCACCATCAAGGGGTCAAGAAGTTGGCTCAGAGGTTCGTGCCCATGGCCTTTGCCCCCGACGGTTTGGTCGAAGCCTTTTATGATCCCGACGCTTATAATCCGGATGATGGCAAGTTCATAATGGGCCTGCAGTTTCATCCCGAGCGGATGAGGAAGCCCGATTCCGATGAATTCGACTACCCCGGTTGCCCTTTCGCTTATAAG GAGTTTGCCAAGGCGGTTCTTGCTTATCAGAAGAAGCTGAATAGTATGACGAGTGTGCCCAAGCTTGATGTAGAGAtggagaagaagaggaagattaTTGTAAGGAGCTTTTCACTTGCAAGAAACTTGTATGATGGCGGCTGCGGGGACGATTCGGAACTGGAGGCCGGAGCAGAGTTTCTTGAG TCGAATAGGGCGTTGAGCGTGCAGCAGGAGACGCGGCTGAAGCAGATGGGGGCGACGGTGAGGAATGCGTCGTCCTACTTGGAGAAACTGAGACTGAGCGAGGAGAGGGAGAAGCAGGCGAGGAACGTGATCGGGAAGATGTCGGTGGAGCAGCTGTCGGATCTCACGGCGTTCTACCACATGATGGGGCAGATATGCTCTGAGGTGTTGGAGACGAAGCTTGGGATCGTAGACGACCTCAACTTGTGA
- the LOC131021088 gene encoding putative glutamine amidotransferase GAT1_2.1 isoform X2 — MAAADLSVILPRVLIVSRRSVRKNKFVDFVGEYHLDLIVSYGAVPVIVPRVTGVHMLLDSFEPIHGVLLCEGEDIDPSHYEADASNLSPEELEEIRRLHASDTAIDREKDAIELGLAKLCLERNIPYLGICRGSQILNVACGGTLYQDIGKELSKNVGQQPHERVVHMDYDNYDGHRHPVRIVDATPLHQWFNHSLYDADKEIWVNSYHHQGVKKLAQRFVPMAFAPDGLVEAFYDPDAYNPDDGKFIMGLQFHPERMRKPDSDEFDYPGCPFAYKEFAKAVLAYQKKLNSMTSVPKLDVEMEKKRKIIVRSFSLARNLYDGGCGDDSELEAGAEFLEGVERAAGDAAEADGGDGEECVVLLGETETERGEGEAGEERDREDVGGAAVGSHGVLPHDGADML; from the exons ATGGCTGCAGCTGATCTCTCTGTGATCTTGCCTCGTGTTCTTATCGTCTCCAGACGCAGCGTTCGTAAAAACAAGTTCGTCGATTTTGTCG GAGAATATCATCTAGATCTGATAGTGAGCTATGGCGCGGTACCCGTAATCGTGCCACGAGTAACAGGGGTGCACATGCTGCTGGACAGCTTCGAGCCCATCCACGGCGTCCTTCTATGCGAAGGCGAAGACATCGATCCCTCTCACTACGAAGCCGACGCCTCCAACCTCTCCCCCGAAGAATTGGAAGAAATCCGAAGACTGCACGCTAGCGACACCGCCATCGACCGAGAAAAGGACGCAATCGAGCTCGGATTAGCCAAACTCTGCCTCGAAAGAAACATTCCCTACTTGGGAATCTGCAGGGGATCGCAGATCCTCAACGTCGCCTGCGGCGGCACCCTCTACCAAGATATCGGGAAAGAACTTTCCAAAAATGTGGGCCAACAGCCACATGAGAGGGTGGTGCACATGGATTACGATAACTACGACGGCCATCGCCATCCAGTCAGGATTGTCGACGCCACCCCTCTGCATCAATGGTTCAACCACTCTTTATATGATGCTGACAAGGAGATTTGGGTGAATAGCTACCACCATCAAGGGGTCAAGAAGTTGGCTCAGAGGTTCGTGCCCATGGCCTTTGCCCCCGACGGTTTGGTCGAAGCCTTTTATGATCCCGACGCTTATAATCCGGATGATGGCAAGTTCATAATGGGCCTGCAGTTTCATCCCGAGCGGATGAGGAAGCCCGATTCCGATGAATTCGACTACCCCGGTTGCCCTTTCGCTTATAAG GAGTTTGCCAAGGCGGTTCTTGCTTATCAGAAGAAGCTGAATAGTATGACGAGTGTGCCCAAGCTTGATGTAGAGAtggagaagaagaggaagattaTTGTAAGGAGCTTTTCACTTGCAAGAAACTTGTATGATGGCGGCTGCGGGGACGATTCGGAACTGGAGGCCGGAGCAGAGTTTCTTGAG GGCGTTGAGCGTGCAGCAGGAGACGCGGCTGAAGCAGATGGGGGCGACGGTGAGGAATGCGTCGTCCTACTTGGAGAAACTGAGACTGAGCGAGGAGAGGGAGAAGCAGGCGAGGAACGTGATCGGGAAGATGTCGGTGGAGCAGCTGTCGGATCTCACGGCGTTCTACCACATGATGGGGCAGATATGCTCTGA